One Cupriavidus pauculus genomic window, TGCCGTGGCGCGCCCATTCGAGCGCGAGCGACTGCGTGAGCTGCACGACGCCGGCCTTGGACACCGCATACGACACGACGCCGCCCGCCTGCCGCAGGCCCAGGATCGACGCGATATTCACGATGCTGCCGCCCCCGCGCTCGCGCATGCCGGCCGCCAGTGCCTGCGCGACGAAGAACATGCCCTTGAGGTTCGTGTCGATCACGAGGTCCCAGTCGGCCTCGGTATGCCGGAGTGCCGCGCCTTCGCGCACGAGTCCCGCGTTGTTGATCAGGATGTCGATGGGCCCGGCCGCCTCCACCATGGCCGCGCGCGAGGCGGCGTCCGTCACATCCAGCGCCACGCATTGGGCCTTGCCATAGGGCTCGAGCTGCCGCGCCACCTGTTCCAGCGCGTCCACGCGCCGTGCCGCCAGCACCACTTCGGCGCCCTGCGCGGCCAGGCGTTGAGCAAAGTGCGCGCCCAGCCCGCTCGATGCGCCCGTCACCAGTGCGCGCTTGCCCCGGAGGCCCAGCAGCGTGTCCGTCATTCATCGTCTCCGTCGTTTTTTATGTCAGGACGAAATTGTAGGATGATTTCATCCTATGTCAACGATGGAAAGTCCGGGGGCAATCCATTAGAATCGCCGTCGTGACCCTATCTACCGCCCCTCTCCCCCTCTCGCCCGCCAATGACGCCGCCGGCCGCAGCGCGTCGGACCAAGTGTTCTTCGGCATCCTGAAGGGCCTCGAGCTCGGCAGCTTCGTGCCGGGCCAGCGGCTCGTGGAGACGGACCTCGTGACCGAGTTCGGCGTGGGACGCAATTCCGTGCGTGAAGCGCTGCAGCGGCTGGCCGCCGAAGGCATCGTCGAGCTGCCGCGCCATCGCGGCGCCATGATCCGGCGCCTGAGCCTGCAGGACACGCTCGATGTGCTGGATGTGGCCGAACGCATGACCGGCCTGCTCGCGCGCACGGCCGCGCGTGGCAGCGGCGATCGCGCGCATGCGCAGACGTTGCGCGCGGCGGTGCAGGAGCTCGTGAGTGCGGAGAAAGCGGAGCGAAGCCGGAGCGACGAGGCGCGTGGCGCCGTGGTGTCCTTCTCGACCGCGCGGCGGCGTTTCTACCGCGCGCTGCTCGATATGGGCGGCAATCAGGAACTGCGCCGGCTGTTCCCGACCATCCATATGCCGATCGTCCATGCGCAGCATCGGCTCACGTCGCTGCAGCAAATGCGGCTGACGGACTACCGCCGCATCGCCACGGCGGTGCTCGCCGGCAGCGCCGACGAGGCGGAAGCCGCCGGCGCCGCGCACGTGCAGAACGTGCGAGAGGCCATTCTGGCGGATCGCCAGCCGTAGATCGCACGGCGGGCCGACGGCACGAAAGGCAGGGCCTCAATCCCGCATCGGTGCCAGCGCCGCGGCGAACGCCTTCGCCATGAACTCGCGATCGGAGCCCGTCGTGAAATTGCGCGCGCCGCGCGCGACCCATTGCAGCCGCTCGGCGCGCATCGCCGCCGCATCGGCCGGGCGCAGCCGCGTGACGTACGGCACGCCAGCCCGCTCGGCCGCCGCGACGAACGTCTCGAAGATATCGCCGATGACGCGGCCATATCGATCGCCATCGAGCCCCATCTCGTGCGCGAGGTCGAAGCGGCCGAGCGCGACCATATCGATGCCCGGCACGGCGAGGATCGCATCGAGGTTGGCCAGCCCCTCCTCGCTCTCGACGAGCAGCGTGACCATGACGTTCTCGTTGGACCATGCCACATACCGATCCCATTCGGCCGCGCCCCGCCCCCGTGCCGCGCGGACGGTCGGGCATGCCCCGCGCATGCCGCCGTCGCCATCGACGCGAAAGCGCACGGCCGCCACCGCGGCCACGGCCTGCGCGGCCGTGCGCACGTCGGGCACATAGACGCCCATCGCGCCCGCCTCGACGGCCTTGCGCGCTTCCGACGCGCGATGATCGGGCACCCGCACCACGGGACAGATGCCGCTCGCCTCGGCCGCGCGGATCAGCGCCACGGTCTCGCCGTAGCCGAACGGCCCGTGCTCCTGGTCGATAATCGCGTAGTCGTAGCCGGCGGCCGCGGCAATCTCCACGCAATCGGGGCTCGCAGTCTGGATATACATGCCGGCGATGCATTCGCCAGCGGCCAGCTTGACGCGCAGCGGATTCGGTGCGGGATACATGCGCCTCCTTATTTGGCGGCCATGCCGACTTCGGCGGCCACGCGCCGGAAGCGCGTGATCTCTTCCTGCTGCAGCTTCTGCATCTGCGCGGGGGTCAGCGGAATGCCCTCGCTCCCCTTGGGCGCATAGAGCGTGCGGATGGTCGCATCGCTCGTCATCACCGAGCGGATCATCTCCCCGAGCTTCGCGCGAATGGGCGCGGGCGTGTCGGTGCGCACGTAGAACGCATTCCAGCTGTACTGCGAGAACTCGGAGATACCGCTCTCCTTGATGGTCGGAATCGACGGGAAGTCCGCATGTCGCGTATCGCCGGTAACCGCGAGCGCGCGCAGCTTGCCCGAGCGGATCAGCGTCGAGGCGCCGCCGAGGTCCACCATGCCGAAGTCGAGCTGGTTGCCGATGACCTCAGTCATCACCTGACCCTGGCCCTTGTACGGCACGTTGGTGAACTTCACGCCGGCCAGCTTGGCGAGCCACGCGCCCGTCAGCGCGAGCGTGGGCGAGAACGTGCCCATGTTGAGCCCCGCCGGCGACGCCTTCGCCTTCGCGACGAGGTCGGCAAACGTGTTGAGCTTCGAATCGTTGGCCACGAGAATCACGTTCATGTTGCGGCCATACCCGGTCAGCGGCACGAAGTCGCGCATCGGGTCGTATTGCAGGTCCGCGTTGATGGCCGGGTTGACGGTCATCGGCCCGATGCTGCCCTGCAGGATCGTGTAGCCGTCCGCGGGCAGCGCCTTGACCGCCATGATGCCGATGGCGCCATCGGCGCCGGGCCGGTTCTCGACGATGACGGGCTGGCCGAGCATCGGCGACATCTTCTCCGCGTAGAACCGCGCGGTGGCATCGGCACCGCTGCCACCGGTGAACGGCACGATGATGCGGATCGGGCGGTTCGGCCAGCTGTCGCCAGTCTTCTCGCCAGTCCTGTCGTTGGCCCATGCCGACGTGCCCGCGCCGGCCAGGGTTGCGCCCAGCAGCGATCCAAAGGCGCCGCACGCGGTTAGGCAAAAGCTGCGTCTCGTGGTCATAACCTGTCTCCTCTAATTATCATGGTGTCGCGCGGGGGGCGCTCAGTGCGCCTGCGGCAGAAACTGGCGTTCGAGTTCCTCCACGTCGTCGAAGCCGATCCATCGCTTGAAGTCCATCTCGCGCATCGGGGCGATCGGCACCGCCTCCGGCTGCAGCGTCCGGCGCAGCGCGGCCAGATTGCTCTGCAACGCCGCGGCCGCGGTCAGCAGCGGCAGCAGCGGAAACGTGCAGATACCGCCGAGCGCTTCGATCTGCTGCGTCGTGAGGTTGCGCTGCAGCTTGCCGAGCAGCGAGATCGCGAGCGGCCGCTGCACGGCCTCGCGCAATTGCACCAACCCCTCGAACGAGTCGAAACACTTGCTGATGGGCTTGATCACATCGGCACCGGCCGCCGCATAGGCCTTGCCGCGCGCGAACGCTTCCTCGGGCGTGCGCGCATCGGTCCGCGCGATGATCGCCATCGACGGATCGCGCCGCGCCGCCACGGCCGCGCGAATCTTGCCGACCGCC contains:
- a CDS encoding SDR family NAD(P)-dependent oxidoreductase, whose product is MTDTLLGLRGKRALVTGASSGLGAHFAQRLAAQGAEVVLAARRVDALEQVARQLEPYGKAQCVALDVTDAASRAAMVEAAGPIDILINNAGLVREGAALRHTEADWDLVIDTNLKGMFFVAQALAAGMRERGGGSIVNIASILGLRQAGGVVSYAVSKAGVVQLTQSLALEWARHGIRVNAIAPGYIDTELNRDFWQTDAGRALITRIPQRRLGQLQDLDGPLLLLASDASRYMTGAVIAVDGGHLVNTL
- a CDS encoding HpcH/HpaI aldolase family protein, translating into MYPAPNPLRVKLAAGECIAGMYIQTASPDCVEIAAAAGYDYAIIDQEHGPFGYGETVALIRAAEASGICPVVRVPDHRASEARKAVEAGAMGVYVPDVRTAAQAVAAVAAVRFRVDGDGGMRGACPTVRAARGRGAAEWDRYVAWSNENVMVTLLVESEEGLANLDAILAVPGIDMVALGRFDLAHEMGLDGDRYGRVIGDIFETFVAAAERAGVPYVTRLRPADAAAMRAERLQWVARGARNFTTGSDREFMAKAFAAALAPMRD
- a CDS encoding GntR family transcriptional regulator, producing MTLSTAPLPLSPANDAAGRSASDQVFFGILKGLELGSFVPGQRLVETDLVTEFGVGRNSVREALQRLAAEGIVELPRHRGAMIRRLSLQDTLDVLDVAERMTGLLARTAARGSGDRAHAQTLRAAVQELVSAEKAERSRSDEARGAVVSFSTARRRFYRALLDMGGNQELRRLFPTIHMPIVHAQHRLTSLQQMRLTDYRRIATAVLAGSADEAEAAGAAHVQNVREAILADRQP
- a CDS encoding oxaloacetate decarboxylase, with amino-acid sequence MLQDLPTVTARRVQMRLRLESGRTLWVPGAYDALSARMIVHAGFEAVVVSGFGVSASMLGMPDTELYTMTENLSVVRAVCHAVPVPVMADCDTGYGNAINVMRTVREFEAAGAASVTLEDQISPKKCPAVSDATSLLPLDEAVGKIRAAVAARRDPSMAIIARTDARTPEEAFARGKAYAAAGADVIKPISKCFDSFEGLVQLREAVQRPLAISLLGKLQRNLTTQQIEALGGICTFPLLPLLTAAAALQSNLAALRRTLQPEAVPIAPMREMDFKRWIGFDDVEELERQFLPQAH
- a CDS encoding Bug family tripartite tricarboxylate transporter substrate binding protein; its protein translation is MTTRRSFCLTACGAFGSLLGATLAGAGTSAWANDRTGEKTGDSWPNRPIRIIVPFTGGSGADATARFYAEKMSPMLGQPVIVENRPGADGAIGIMAVKALPADGYTILQGSIGPMTVNPAINADLQYDPMRDFVPLTGYGRNMNVILVANDSKLNTFADLVAKAKASPAGLNMGTFSPTLALTGAWLAKLAGVKFTNVPYKGQGQVMTEVIGNQLDFGMVDLGGASTLIRSGKLRALAVTGDTRHADFPSIPTIKESGISEFSQYSWNAFYVRTDTPAPIRAKLGEMIRSVMTSDATIRTLYAPKGSEGIPLTPAQMQKLQQEEITRFRRVAAEVGMAAK